The Sulfurovum zhangzhouensis genome includes the window CACGTCCGTGTTTACGTTCTACGAAATCATCAAGCATTCCTGATTCCATCGGACCGGGACGATAAAGAGCGAGCATCGCAATAACATCTTCAAAACCCGATGGTTTGAGTTTCTTAGCAAGATCCTGCATCCCCGCTGATTCGATCTGGAAGAGGCCCAGTGTCTCACCTGTAGAGATATAGTCATACACCCCTTTGTCGTTAATATTTTCACGGACAAAGTCGATACGTTTTCCATGCCTCTGTTCAACCAGCTTATTGGCCTCTTCTACTACCGTTAGCGTCTTCAGTCCAAGGAAGTCGAATTTGATTAGGTCCACATCTTCTACATACTTACCGCTATACTGCGTTGCAAGAGTATTGAGCCCTGAAGGTTTAAAGAGCGGTGTTTTTTTCCAGAGCGGCTCATTTGAGATTACAACTCCTGCCGCGTGTGTTCCGGCATTACGATTGAGTCCTTCAAGCGCAAGTGCATACTCCCAAGTACGTGCTGCCAACGGATCACTTTCTAAAAGCTCTTTGATCTTAGGCTCTTTTTCATACGAACTTCTTAAGTCAATTCCAAGTTCGTCCGGGATCAGTTTTGCCATAGCATCTGCTTTGGCATAAGGCATATCAAGTACTCTGGCGACATCTCGGATCACCCCTTTGGCAAGCAATTTACCAAAAGTAATGATCTGTGCAACGTTAACACGCCCGTATTTATCGATCACATAATCAAGTATTTCCTGACGGCGTGCCTGACAGAAGTCCATATCGATATCCGGCATCGATACACGTTCCGGGTTAAGAAATCTCTCAAAAAGCAGACCATAAGGCATTGGATCGATATCGGTAATACGCAAAGCATATGCTACCAATGAGCCCGCTGCAGAACCACGTCCCGGTCCTACCGGGATACCCATCTTTTTCGCTGCATCAACAAACTCCCATACGATCAACATATAACCAGGGAACTTCATATTGGAAATGATATTGATTTCAGTTTCTAACCTCTCACGATACTCTTGATGTTTCGTAGGATCGACGATCTTCAGACGCTCTTCCAAACCTCGTCTAGACTCTTCTATGAACAATGCCGTGTCATTAGCCAAAGAGTATTCTTCATCCGGCTCAGGAAGCTCCAAACCGATTAAAGATGCCTTTTCTCTGGCAAACTTGAAGTTTGGCGGTGTCGGGTTACCCAGTTTGATCTCTAGATTACACTTCTCAGCGATCTCCTGTGTATTCTCCAGTGCTTCAGGGATATCAGCAAAAAGCTTTGCCATCTCTTCAGGAGATTTGACATAAAACTCATGTACCGAGTGACGCATACGGTTAGGATCATCATAGAGTTTGTTCATTGCGATACACATAAAAGCTTCATGAGCATCTGCATCTGCAGGATTGGTGTAGTGCGTATCATTTGTGGCTACGATCTTGATACCAGTCTCTTGTGAGAGCTGTATGATCTGAGAATCGATACGATGCTGGTCACCTATACCGTGCCTCATGATCTCCAGATAAAAGTCATCGCCAAAGAGCTCTTTATATTTGAGCGCTACACGCTTAGCCTCTTCATATCCCTTGGCACCAAACTTCACATTACGATCAGAGAGATTCAAATGCCAGTTAACCTCACCTTGAAGACAAGCAGAAGTACATACCAAACCTTCCGCATTATCTTTCAATAGATCCCAATTGATACGAGGATAATAATAAAAACCGTTCAGGTAAGCCTGAGAACTAAGATACATAAGATTTTTATATCCCACCTCATTTTTAGCATATAAACAGAGGTGAAAACGCTGACGTATACTCTTATCATCAATATCAGGCTGATTATGTACATACGCTTCCATTCCAATGATCGGTTTGATACCCTCATTTCTCATGGTATTATAGAAGTCGATCGTACCGAACATATTCCCATGATCGGTCATAGCAACCGAATTCATACCAAGCGCCTTGACCTTTTTGGCCAACGCTTTGATCTTATTGGCCCCATCAAGTAACGAATACTCGGTATGGAGGTGTAAATGGGTATACTGGGGGATGTTTTTCGGTTCTTCTGACATCATCTACCTTTCTATTTCTTAGTGCGTATTTTAGGTAATTCTACTTTAAATCCTGCTCACATTTTAACAATAATCCAGCAACATTCCTTTTTTTACCGTCTGCATTGTCTGAGCACCTTCTAGTCTCTCAATGATTGCAAGTCCAAAACATACAGCAGTACCTGGTCCTTTAGAAGTGAGAACATTATCATCAATGACTACTTTGGTATCTTCACGGTATCCCGGATGATCGATCTCATCTTCGACACCAGGATAACAGGTATAACTCTTACCTAACACCCCTGCTTTTTTAAGGACATATGGCGCTGCACACATCGCACCTACTGCTTTAGTTGTTTTAAGTTCCTGAACCAGGGAGATGACTTTTGCATCTTCAGCCAATGCATGGGTACCACCCCATCCTCCTGGAAGTACGATCATGTCAAAATCATCGGAATTTGCTTCAGAGATAGGCAAATCTGCTACGACTCTAATACCATGTGCACCAAGCACCGCACTTTCTTCACCTACATATGCCACACTTACTTCAATGCCCCCGCGGCGCATCACATCGATCAGAGCAACCGCTTCAAGCTCTTCAAAACCTTTTGCCAGTGGTAATAATACTCTTGCCATCCTATGCTCCTGTATCCGTATAACTCTAATGATTATAACGATATAAGATCAATAAATGCTAAATAAAAACAATGAAAAAGAAAAATGTGAATGAGATATGAAGTTAAAAAAAAAAGGGGTAAATGTGGTTATGATCGGGAAAACCCGATCATAAAAGATTACTTTGCTTTCTCTAGGTATTTACCTTCAACTGTATCTACCTTGATCATTTCACCTTCAAGAATATGGAATGGTACCTGTACCACTGCACCACTCTCTAGTTTTGCAGGTTTTTTCCCACCTTGAGAGTCTCCTTTGAAGTTTGGTGGAGTCTCAACGATTTTAAGCACTACAGTTTGCGGGATCTCTACAGAGATCGCTTTTCCGTTGTGGAAAAGTATTTCTGCTTCCATACCGTCGATCATATAATCAAATGTATCTTTCCCCACTTGATCATGTGTCAGACCGATCTGCTCGAAAGTTTCAGTGTCCATGAACTGAAGGAACTCACCGTCGTCATAAAGATACTGCATTGTCTTTTGCTGAAGTTCAGGAACTTCGAATTTATCACCAGCGTGAATTGTCTTTTCAATTACCTTACCTGTTTGAAGGTTTTTGATCTTTACTCTTACAAATGCTGCACCTTTACCTGGCTTTACATGTTGAAACTCAATAACTTTATAAGGGTTACCATCGAGCTCAAGTCTTGTACCTTTTTTGATATCACCCATACCAATTGTAGCCATACTAGCTCCTCAAAATAAAATAATTGGGCAAATTATACCCAATGGTTGGTTAATAAAAGAGAAGTATAGAAGCGTTCCCACACATCTGTGGGAACAAGGTAAGTTTTAAGAAATTTATTTTGTAATGGAGATGTTTTTATGCTCCATATCACATACTGCTTTATCAAAATCCATCGCTTTGGCATTATCCATTAAAATCGGTACAAAAAGGAGTGATACAAATACTGCAGCAACAGTACCTGATATCAGGGCAACCCCAAGACCACCGAATACAGGATCACTCGCGAGCAATGCAGATCCAAGAATGATCGCAACAGCAGTCAGTGCAATAGGCTTTGCCCTGGTTGCGGTAGCGATCGCAATTGCTTTACGTTTTGGAATACCCTGACACTCCATTAATGACTTTGTAAAATCAATAAGCAGGAGTGAGTTACGTGAACTGATCCCCATAAGGGCAATAAACCCGATCAGAGAGGTAGCAGTGAGGAAGAAAGTCTCACTGGTGAACCAGTTTGCAACCCAATGCCCTACAATTACTCCTATAAGTGAGAGGAATGAACCAAGTAAGATGATACCGCTTAGTACAAAACTCTTATAGTAAACCACTAACAGCAGGAATATCAATATCAATGCAGCGATGAATGCCCCGCCAAGATCTCTAAAGGTATCCAGTGTTACTTTCATCTCTCCATCCCAGCGAAGCAAGAACTTCTCTCCTGTTTTTTTATCTGTCAAATGAAGATCAAACATATAGGTATTGATGCCCGGTTCTTTATCAACGATATAGTCTTTCTCAAAATGCTCGATCATCTGTGCTCTTGCATCAAGCAGAGGATACACCTGAGATACCATATCTGTTTCTGCAATCACATTGATCATACGGGTTAAATCTTTATGCATGATCATAGGATTAGATTTTACTTTTCTAATGTTTACCACTTCACTTAGGGGTACCATCATCCCCTCCATATTCATAAGGTTAAGTGAAGAGAGTTTACTTCTCAATGCATTTTCATCTTTTGAAAAAAGTTCCTTACTCTCCTTTTCTAAGATTAGGAAGATCGGTATCTGATCGGATACATTCTTAGAGTTTTTATGTGCAACCACCATACCCTCAAATGCAAGATAAAGAATGTTATTGACCTGTTCCACACTTAATCCCGAACGTGAAATCTTCTCTTTATCCGGGATCAGCTCATATTTATCAAAGATCTCATCTGTCATTATATCTATATCGACAAGCCCCTCTGTTTGACTTAGGATTGCAGAGGTTTCAAATGCAAGTTCTCTTATCTTTTTAAGATTTGTACCATAAACCTCTACAACAAGTGAAGCCAGTGTAGGAGGACCTGCAGGTTGTTCAATAAACTTGATATTGGTATCTTTAACCAGTGGTAAACAGGTATCTTTGATCATTGGACGTAAACGTTGTACCATCAAAAATGAAGGTTCCTCACGGTGATGTTTATCTGTGAGATTTACAGAGATTTCAGCAACGTTCTCTGTCTGCTTCATACTTGCACCCTTGACCAATCCTGCATAATCCAGGGGAATACCCTGTCCCAAGAAAAGCTCAATATGCATGATCTCTTCTTCTTTTTTCAAGAAATCGATCACACACGAACTCACTTTTTTGGTCTCCTCTATTGAAGAGCCGGAAGGAGTATCTACATAAATAGAAAAAGTATTATCACTCTTTCCTGGAAGCATCTTAGCCAAAACCAGTTTGGTAGGGAACATCATCAAAGAAACGAAGAATGCTACTGCGGTCAAAACAATAACCAGTTTCTTCTTTTTCTTTTCCTCGAGGATACCAAAGATAAATTCTTCTAATTTTTTCATTAGTGCCCCTTTGCTTGGTGATGATGTTTATGCTTTGGTTTTTTTAGCAGCTTCAAGCTTAAGTAAGGTGTAAAGATATACGCTACAAAAAGTGAAGCGATCAATGCTACAGGTACATTGTAAGGGATCGGCTGCATAAATGATCCCATCATACCCCCTACAAAGGCCATCGGTACCATCGTCATAATGATCGCCAATGTTGCTACGTTGGTCGGTGCTCCGATCTCATCAGTTGCTTCAATGAGCAGTTCATCCATCTCTTTACTATCCACATCATGTGCATGTAAATGTCTATGAATATTTTCAATCACGATAATTGCCGCATCCACTAAAAGCCCCAATGACAGCAAGAAAGCAAAAAGTGTGATCCTGTTAATCGTTTGCCCTGACAGATATGCTACAAAAAGTGTTATCGCCAAAATTGCAGGTACCGTAAAAGTCACGATAATGGATTCCTTCCACCCCAGTGCAAAGACCAGCATCACTGCAATGATAATAATTGTGATAACCAAGTGGTGCATGAGTTCATTAACGGCTTCATTGGCTCTGGTACCATAGTTTCTTGTCACAAGATAACTGATACCTTCTTTTTCAAATCTTGTTTCATACGACTTAAGCACATCCATTACATCATTGGCTACAAATACGGCATTGGTACCCGCAAGTTTAGCTACCGTCAGTGTCACCTGTTCTGTTGCCTCACTTAGCTTCTCTCCTTTGGAGTTCTTTTGAAGGATCTCTGCTGTTTGGAAGTTTTGGATATCGATACCTTCTGTCACTTTTGCTACATCTTTAAGATAGATCGGTGATCCCATATATTGTGCAACAATGACATTCCCCACATCTGACACATTTTCAATGGCATTTTTTACACCGAAAATAACAAGCGTATTTTGTTGTGTTCTTCCTTTTACTTCCGGAACGTTTACTGCTACTGACTGGACAGCTTTCATAATCTGTCCAAGAGAGAGGTGATATGCAGAGAGTTTACCCATATCAACTTCGATGTTATACTGTGCTTTACGCGCACCCTTTACCGTAGTTTTTGCAACATTATTGACTGCATTAAGCTTTTGCTGTACTTCTCTGACCATTGTGAAAAGTTCTACTTCCGATACATCACTCTTAGGTTTTGCATAAAAAGCAATATTCACAATAGGAATATCTATATCGATATCAAACGGTTTGACAATCGGCTGCATAGTACCTTTTGGCAGTTGATCCATGTTCTGCATTACTTTATCGTAAAGTTTGAGGTTTGAATCTTCCCTATTTTCTCCTATATAGTACATGACATTGACTACACCGACATTATCCATCGCCATGCCGTGGATATGTTCTATACCGCTAACCTCTCTAAGCTTACGCTCTAACGGATTGATAATAACATTTTCAATCTCTTTGGGAGAAGCACCGGGCATCGGCACGATCACGGCACCACCGGAGATTGCGATTTGAGGGTCCTCTTCACGCGGCATGACATTCAGTGCCAAATATCCCATAAAGATCAAAAAAACACCCAGTACAGCTGTCAAAGGGTTTTTCAAAAAACCTTTGGCTAACTTACCTGCAACATCGGTAACTTCATATTCATTCTTATTGGTGGTTTGCATCACAATCACACTTTATGATAATTTTTGTATACATTCCAGGATAAACCAGTGCATCTTGTTTATCAAACTCCATCTTGATCTTGAATTTATGCGTCATAGGATTGGAACTAGGGATAATAGAAGAAATTTTTCCCTTTGTCGTAAATTCTATCGATGGGATAGCCAAATCTACTTCATTACCTACTTTGATATGTATCAATTGAGATTCTGATATTTCTGCGATGATCTTTAAATGACTGAGATCGGTGAGAACGACTGCCGGCATTCCAGGAATGGCCATTTCACCTTCATTGAGTTTCTTATCAACAATCACACCGTCATTAGGTGCAGTCACTTTAAGGTATTTATACTGGTTAAGTACTTCCTCTTTTTTGGCTTCTGCCTGCTTTACTTGCTGTTCTGAAATCTCAACCATATCTTTAAGGTTCGCTGCTGCAAGTTCTAATGTCTCTAATTCATATTTAGAGACCATTTTCTTCTCGTATAGTCTTTGATGTCTTGCAAGGTTAGTAAGGATATTGTTGTATTGGCTCTTATTCATCTGAAGTGCCAGTCTTGCCTGTGATATCGCCAGATCGACTTGTCTTTCTGACGATTCGATCTCTTTGGAGTCGATTTCATAAAGAAGCTGACCTTTTTTTACGATCTCTCCTTCACTTACTGCCATGTTTTTTACATATCCCATGTAACGGCTTGTGATCATTTTTTGGTTATCTGAGATCACAGAACCACTTAACTCGATATCAATGGCATTTGCACCGACTGTTAAACATAACAGGGTAATCAATGTGACTAGTTTTTTCATATCTTCTCCTTGCTTCTTAATGACTATTCAACAAACTATTGAGTTCAAAGATTTTTGTATTTCTATCATTCTTTACAGTTAAAAGTTTCAATAACATCTCCAGTTCTTTTGACTGCTTGATCAAAACATCAGAGATAGAGACCATACCTTCTTGATAGCGTCCCTGATAGTTTTCATAGACTTTTCTTGCAAACAGTAATTGTTTTTTATAGCTTTTTACATCGGCATCTTTGCCTCTGATCTCAGTTTCAAGCTTCTTTGCTTTCAGCTTGATACCGCTCTTTGCCAAAGCAACCTGGCTTTGTACTTTCATACGGTTTACCTTTGCTTTTTCAAGATTTGCATAGTCAGTTCCTCCTGAAAAAAGGTTCCATTTTAACTGAACACCTACCGTATAAGAGTCTTTTTGTTCAAACTCATTAAAGAGTTGATTATCTGCACTTCCATACTCTGCAAATGCACCGACTGTCGGTAGAAAGTTTGCCTCTTCTAATCCTACTGCCATATCTGCAATCTTTTCACCAAGAAGTGCCTTTTGGATATCAATATTTTTTGCGTCAAGTTCTTTTGGGTCTACGGTTGGAATCGGAGCCATATCGCTGATACGTTCAATCGATGAAACCTCAGTGTTCAATAAAAAAGAGAGGAACTGATAAGCAAGTTCTCTGTTGAGCTTTGCTTGATTGTACAAACTGAGAGCCTCTGCTTTACGTGCCTGTACCTCAAGAAGATCGATGTTTTGTGCATAACCCTCTGTTTTCATTGTTGAAACGACATTTTCCAGACGAGTGATGTTTTTGAGGATCGTTGAGAGATTTCCAATGTAGTTTTCAACCAGTGATATATCATAAAATGCTTTTTTTGTTTGAAAGATTTTTTCATTGAGCAACTGTTTGGTATCAAATTGACTCATTTGATGCATCGATTCTGTTATATGGCCATATTCAGTCAGTTTACCGCCTGTATAGAGAGGCAGCATATAGGAAAATTTTGTTTGATAATGATTTCTAGCTTCAGGATAATTTAGGTTATATGGCTGAATACTCAAAACATTTGGATCTGCTGGATTAAACTCACCTGCACCAAAGTCGCCAAATGTAGCTTCACGGCTCGATAATTTAAATCCAAATACATTACCCGCATCATTAGAACGCATCCCTTGCACCGTTACATCTAATTGACCAAAATGATGTCCTGTTGCAGCTTTTGCTTCATACTCTTTCATTTGTGCTTCAAAACGTGAAACTTTCAGCTCAAGGTTCTTATTTTTGAGTAGTTCAAGTGCCTGCTGTAGTTGTAGATTTTCCAAGCCAGCAAAAAGCGGTAGAGTGAAAAGAAGGATCAGATACTTTTTCATGCTATATATACCCCCAATTAAAATACTATTATAACCTAACAAATAGATAGAATGCCAAGAATGGATTTATAATAAGGTGAGATTATATCATACATTACTTATAGTAATGCTAATGAGGGGGTTTTGTAAAACTATACAGCCAAAAGGCTGTATATGTATTAAAGTGATGCGTGACTAACGCTGATACAAGCTTTAAGCGATGAAAGTTCATCAAGGATAGCTTTAGTAACTTGACCATCAACTTTAACAACCGCAAGTGCTTGTTGCTTCTTATCACGTCCAAGTCTAAAGTCTGATATGTTAAGGTTATGGCTAGCCATGATTCTTCCCACATCACCGATCACACCAGGAGTATCTGTATTTCTAAAGAATACCATAGTACCTTTTGGTTCTACATCAAGAATATACTCATCGATCTCAACAATACGCTGTGCTGTACCGTCAAAGACCGTACCGCCGATTGTGATCGTACTGTTTTGTGTAGTCAATTTTACTTCAATCTTGTTAGTAAATCCACTTGTATTTGGTTTCGTATCTTTAATAATTTCGATACCACGCTCTTTTGCAACGAATTCTGCATTTACATAGTTTACTTGATCAGAAAGAGATTCTGTCAATACACCTACAGTAGCAAATGTGCCAAGTGATTCCACATATTCTGCGATTTCACCTTTAGCAGTTACTTTAATCGATTTGATCGCAGATTTTGTCACTTGTGCAGAGATATGTCCGATTTTTTGGATAAGTTCAAGATACGGTCGTACATACTCAGGAAGTTCATTCTCTTTAATTGGCAAATTCAGTGCATTTGGATAAGCAATACCTTTAACAGCGGCAATAGCATTTTCAGCTGCCTGAACTGCGATATTTCTCTGTGACTCTTTTGTATTGGCACCAAGGTGAGGTGTTACCGTTACATTGTCTAGATCAAGAAGCGGGTGGTCTGTTGCAGGTTCTTTATTGAACACATCGATTCCTGCCATTGCGATCTTACCTGACTTCAATCCCTCAACAAGAGCATCTTCATCATAGAGACCACCTCTAGCACAGTTAATAAGGATCACGCCGTCTTTCATTTTGGCAATCTCTTCAGCACCAATCATACCGATCGTCTCTTCAGTTTTTGGAGTATGGATAGTAATGATATCACATGCCAAAATATCATCAAAATTTTTCGTATATTTAACATCTACATCTGTTGCTTTTGAAGAATCAATGTATGGGTCATATGTAATAACTTCCATTTCAAAAGCTTTTGCTCTTTTACCTACACGAGAACCGATGTTACCAAAACCGATGATACCAAGCTTTTTGTCTTTTAGCTCTGTACCATACCAGTCTTGTCTTCTCCAGATACGGTCCAGCTTAAGGTTATTGTGGGCATAAGGGAAAGTTCTAACACATGAAAGCATATGTGTCATCGTAAGCTCAACTGCTGCAATCGTATTGGCAGTTGGTACGTTCATAACAACAATACCTTGTTTGCTACATCCAGGAATATCGACATTATCGACACCTACACCTGCACGTACTACAGCAGTCACTTTCTTTGCATTTGCCAAAAAGGCATCATCAACATCAGTAGATGAACGAGTGATTGCAACATCGGCTAGAGGAATGATCTCTGTAATCAGTTTATCTTTTGGTTCATCAGCAGCGTTGATCAGCTCAATATCATTATCATTTGCAAGAATATCTAAACCACTTTGATGAATGTGGTCACAAACAACAATAGTCTTCTTTGACATGTAATAACCTTTGTTTCAATTTATTAAGAACACATAATTTAGTATGATTAGAAAAATGAGGTAAAAGTTACCTCATTTTTTTTAATCGAAGTATAGGGTTTGAAGCTTTAATTTATCTAAAAAAAAGTGATTATTTTTTAAATGCATCACCAAATGCATCACCTAAAGTCATGCTGTCATCTTGCTCAAGATTAAGTTTTTCCATAGCTTCTCTCTCTTCTTGACGCTCAAGTCTTCTAACAGAGACTCTGATACGATCATTGTTTGCATCAATGAAGCTGATAACACCCTTGATCTCTTGACCTTTTTCAATTTCTTCAAATTTAAGCGGATGAAGATCTTCAGTTCTGATCAATGCATCAACATTATCTTCCAAAGAGATAAATACACCGAAATCTTTTTTGTCTTTTACTGTACCAGTTACGATAGAACCGTTTTTATGGTTAGCAGCAAATGCTCTTACAGGTGAATCTTCCAAAGCCTTTTTAGAAAGAGATACTTTCTCTGTATCTCTATCGACCTTAATGATCTTCACTTCGATCTCATCACCAACTTTAAGCTCTGACTTTGCAGTTTTGCTCTTGTCCCAAGATACTTCTTGGTTATGAAGAAGACCTTCTACCGGTCCTACTTTTACAAATGCACCAAAATCAGTAATAGAAGTTACTGTACCTTTAACGCTGTCACCTACTTTGAAGTCAGAAGCAAATGCATCCATTGGTTTTGGAAGAAGGTTTTTAAGGCTTACTCTAAGTCTTCTACCCTCTTTATCAACTTCGATCACCTCTACATTGATCTCTTGTCCATTCTCTAGGTAGTCTTTTGGATGTTTTACATTCTTATCCCAAGAGATTTCAGATACGTGAAGGAATGCTTCAAGATCTTCTCCAAGGTCAACAAATACACCATATGGCTCAATATTTGATACTGTAGCAGTTACTGTATCACCTACACCGATGATAGAGTCAATGTCAGCCCATGGATCTGGATTTGCATCTTTAATAGAAAGTGAAAGATGTCTCTTCTTCTTATCATAATCAAGTGCAACTACGTTAACTTCGTCACCTTCTTTGAAGTATTTAGCAGGATTTACAGGACCTTTGTGAGAGATCTGTGAATAGTGAACAAGACCGTCCATTCCACCAACATCTACAAACATACCGTATGAAGTGATCTTTTTAACTGTACCAACTACTGGCTCTTTGCTCTCTAGAAGTGTATTAACGATCTCATCAGTTTTCGCTTTATCTCTTTCGATAAGCTCTTTTCTTGATACAACTACAGAACCTTTATCTTTGTCAACTTTTACGATCATTGCTTTGATCTTTTTGCCAAGTGGATCTGCTTTTGATGAAAGGTAAGAAAGAGTACGAGGCATGAAGAACTCAAGACCGTCTACTTCAATTACATACCCACCTTTATTTTTCTTAGTTACTGTACCTTCGATGATATACTCTTGCTCAGGATCATACTCAGCAATGAACTCATTGATCGCTGCTCTGCTTTGAGCTGCTTTATAAGATACTTTACCTCTTCCAAGTGTAACTACTTCGATCTCATCATTTACGTTGAAAGTAATGTTTCCATCTTTATCTTTGATCTCATCTAGGCTAAGACTTGCATCTCTACCGCCACCGATATCTACAACTGCCAAATTGTCTTTCTCGTCAACCTTAACGATCGTACCTTTTACTAAATCACTTTTTGATTCTGCTTTTTTGAAAGATTCCTCTAGCATCGCTTCAAAATCTACGTCTTCTACTTCGATATCTTCGAACTTCATACCTACTATCCTTATGTGTACACAAATTTTGCGTTATTATACCTATTTTTTTAAAAATAACGCTTACTAACTAATGGCTTTTCACACTCGAAAACATCGGAAATATCTGCGTTTAAACTCTTGTCAGGAAGTATATTTTAAGGAAAGTATGCTAGTTTTTATCAATTAGCCTGGTACTTAGGAGGAGATACTCTCAAGTACATCAAAATAAGTAGGAAAAGTTTTGGCCGTACACTCAGGTTCATTGATCGTCACAGATACCGGATCAAGTGCCAAAAGAGAAAAACACATTGCCATTCTGTGATCATCATAAGTATCGATCGCAGCATGTTTAAGCTGTACAGGAGGAGTGACCTTCAGGTAGTCTTCTCCCTCTTCTACTTCAGCCCCTACTTTACGAAGCTCGGTTGCCATCGCTGTTAGTCTGTCGGTCTCTTTAACCCGCCAGTTATAGATATTGCGCAGAGTAGTCGTACCTTTTGCAAAGAGTGCCGTTGTAGCGATTGTCATCGCTGCATCAGGAATATGGTTAAAATCCATATCAATGCCATGAAGCTCTCCCCTGCTTACAGCAATATACGTATCACCCCATTCTACTTTTGCACCCATCTTCTCCAATACATCTGCAAAATATATATCTCCCTGGATACTCTTTTTGCCGATACCGGTCACTTTGACTCTGCCACCTTTGATTGCTGCAGCAGCAAGAAAGTAAGAAGCCGAAGAAGCATCACCTTCTACCATAAAACTCTCTATAGCCTTGTAGCTTTGTCTACCTTTAACATAAAAGGTTTTATAGTCATTATTTTCTACTGTTACACCAAAATCTTTCATAATATCCAGTGTAATATCGATATAAGGTTTGGAGACCAGTTCACCTTTTATCTTGATTGTTGTATCTTTTTCTATCAATGGTGCAGCCATCAACAATGCAGTTAAGAATTGACTGGAGATCGCTCCGTCTATTTCAACCTCTCCGCCAACAAGACCGTCAGCATCGATAAAGAGCGGTGGATAACCCTCATTTTTCTCATAAGTGATTTTCGCTCCTGCCTGGATCAATGCATCTACAAGGTGACCGATAGGGCGTTCTTCCATACGAGGTTCACCTGTGAGATGATATCTTCCTTTTCCAAGACAGAGTGCGGCACAAAGTGGCCTCATTGCCGTCCCGGCATTCCCAAGAAAGAGTTCTTTGGTTTCATTATGTTCAAAAGCTCCCCCATTACCTTC containing:
- a CDS encoding TolC family protein; the protein is MKKYLILLFTLPLFAGLENLQLQQALELLKNKNLELKVSRFEAQMKEYEAKAATGHHFGQLDVTVQGMRSNDAGNVFGFKLSSREATFGDFGAGEFNPADPNVLSIQPYNLNYPEARNHYQTKFSYMLPLYTGGKLTEYGHITESMHQMSQFDTKQLLNEKIFQTKKAFYDISLVENYIGNLSTILKNITRLENVVSTMKTEGYAQNIDLLEVQARKAEALSLYNQAKLNRELAYQFLSFLLNTEVSSIERISDMAPIPTVDPKELDAKNIDIQKALLGEKIADMAVGLEEANFLPTVGAFAEYGSADNQLFNEFEQKDSYTVGVQLKWNLFSGGTDYANLEKAKVNRMKVQSQVALAKSGIKLKAKKLETEIRGKDADVKSYKKQLLFARKVYENYQGRYQEGMVSISDVLIKQSKELEMLLKLLTVKNDRNTKIFELNSLLNSH
- a CDS encoding efflux RND transporter permease subunit, whose protein sequence is MQTTNKNEYEVTDVAGKLAKGFLKNPLTAVLGVFLIFMGYLALNVMPREEDPQIAISGGAVIVPMPGASPKEIENVIINPLERKLREVSGIEHIHGMAMDNVGVVNVMYYIGENREDSNLKLYDKVMQNMDQLPKGTMQPIVKPFDIDIDIPIVNIAFYAKPKSDVSEVELFTMVREVQQKLNAVNNVAKTTVKGARKAQYNIEVDMGKLSAYHLSLGQIMKAVQSVAVNVPEVKGRTQQNTLVIFGVKNAIENVSDVGNVIVAQYMGSPIYLKDVAKVTEGIDIQNFQTAEILQKNSKGEKLSEATEQVTLTVAKLAGTNAVFVANDVMDVLKSYETRFEKEGISYLVTRNYGTRANEAVNELMHHLVITIIIIAVMLVFALGWKESIIVTFTVPAILAITLFVAYLSGQTINRITLFAFLLSLGLLVDAAIIVIENIHRHLHAHDVDSKEMDELLIEATDEIGAPTNVATLAIIMTMVPMAFVGGMMGSFMQPIPYNVPVALIASLFVAYIFTPYLSLKLLKKPKHKHHHQAKGH
- the serA gene encoding phosphoglycerate dehydrogenase, yielding MSKKTIVVCDHIHQSGLDILANDNDIELINAADEPKDKLITEIIPLADVAITRSSTDVDDAFLANAKKVTAVVRAGVGVDNVDIPGCSKQGIVVMNVPTANTIAAVELTMTHMLSCVRTFPYAHNNLKLDRIWRRQDWYGTELKDKKLGIIGFGNIGSRVGKRAKAFEMEVITYDPYIDSSKATDVDVKYTKNFDDILACDIITIHTPKTEETIGMIGAEEIAKMKDGVILINCARGGLYDEDALVEGLKSGKIAMAGIDVFNKEPATDHPLLDLDNVTVTPHLGANTKESQRNIAVQAAENAIAAVKGIAYPNALNLPIKENELPEYVRPYLELIQKIGHISAQVTKSAIKSIKVTAKGEIAEYVESLGTFATVGVLTESLSDQVNYVNAEFVAKERGIEIIKDTKPNTSGFTNKIEVKLTTQNSTITIGGTVFDGTAQRIVEIDEYILDVEPKGTMVFFRNTDTPGVIGDVGRIMASHNLNISDFRLGRDKKQQALAVVKVDGQVTKAILDELSSLKACISVSHASL
- a CDS encoding efflux RND transporter periplasmic adaptor subunit codes for the protein MKKLVTLITLLCLTVGANAIDIELSGSVISDNQKMITSRYMGYVKNMAVSEGEIVKKGQLLYEIDSKEIESSERQVDLAISQARLALQMNKSQYNNILTNLARHQRLYEKKMVSKYELETLELAAANLKDMVEISEQQVKQAEAKKEEVLNQYKYLKVTAPNDGVIVDKKLNEGEMAIPGMPAVVLTDLSHLKIIAEISESQLIHIKVGNEVDLAIPSIEFTTKGKISSIIPSSNPMTHKFKIKMEFDKQDALVYPGMYTKIIIKCDCDANHQ